The following coding sequences are from one Devosia neptuniae window:
- a CDS encoding MFS transporter: protein MGSPLAARLRSPAVRTSIFYATLFTSGAVSNPFLPIWLSERGIGTGEIGVINAAPIFAMIVINMIVGRLADRASDWRTVIVIGSIIAAIPPIFLLFRDDYVSILIIWTLLIVPFQAIAPVVDAAAYRMTRRTGMDFGAIRVWGTIGFVAVTLVAGVVLDRMGAGAFVPLLIAVSLLRALVSLGLPLFRSPDEYSRPMHPIDAPINPLIAIRLGQLWRPWFLMTLIGAALLHGSHMMQMGFGALIWAEEGIPGWVIGILWAVAPTAEILAMVYFERITKRFAARHLILLGCLCGALRWWGFALEPDIWVLVLLQTLHLATVGLTFLGITNFIANWTSEDIAAEAQSFFVMIRQVVTVVTLLGFGILAGTMGAGAFYVAAILSAIGAVMVVVSLVLMNPKRENAQVVI, encoded by the coding sequence ATGGGTTCGCCTTTGGCAGCGCGCCTTCGTTCGCCCGCTGTCCGTACCAGTATTTTCTACGCGACCCTGTTTACCTCGGGCGCGGTCTCCAATCCGTTCCTGCCGATCTGGCTCAGCGAGCGCGGCATCGGCACCGGCGAAATCGGCGTTATCAATGCCGCGCCGATCTTTGCAATGATCGTCATCAACATGATTGTGGGCCGGCTGGCCGACCGGGCCAGCGACTGGCGCACTGTCATCGTCATCGGTTCCATCATCGCCGCCATCCCGCCAATTTTCCTGCTGTTCCGGGATGATTATGTCTCCATCTTGATCATCTGGACGCTGCTGATCGTGCCGTTCCAGGCCATCGCCCCGGTGGTCGATGCTGCCGCCTATCGCATGACGCGCCGTACCGGCATGGATTTCGGCGCCATCCGCGTCTGGGGCACGATCGGCTTTGTCGCCGTGACGCTGGTGGCGGGCGTAGTGCTCGACCGCATGGGCGCAGGAGCCTTCGTGCCGCTGCTCATCGCGGTCAGCCTCCTTCGCGCGCTGGTGTCGCTCGGCCTGCCGCTGTTCCGCTCGCCCGACGAATATTCGCGCCCCATGCATCCCATCGACGCGCCGATCAATCCGCTGATCGCCATTCGTCTCGGCCAGCTCTGGCGGCCGTGGTTCCTGATGACGCTGATCGGCGCCGCGCTGCTGCATGGCAGCCACATGATGCAGATGGGCTTTGGCGCACTGATCTGGGCCGAGGAGGGGATACCCGGCTGGGTCATCGGCATATTATGGGCGGTCGCGCCCACTGCCGAAATCCTCGCCATGGTCTATTTCGAGCGCATCACCAAGCGTTTCGCCGCCCGCCACCTGATCCTGCTCGGCTGCCTTTGCGGCGCGCTGCGCTGGTGGGGCTTTGCGCTCGAGCCCGATATCTGGGTGCTGGTCCTGCTGCAAACCCTGCATCTGGCGACGGTGGGTCTCACCTTCCTCGGCATCACCAATTTCATCGCCAATTGGACCAGCGAGGATATCGCTGCCGAAGCGCAGAGCTTTTTCGTAATGATCCGCCAAGTGGTGACCGTGGTGACCCTGCTGGGCTTCGGCATCCTTGCCGGCACGATGGGGGCAGGGGCGTTTTACGTCGCGGCCATCCTGAGTGCCATCGGTGCGGTCATGGTGGTGGTGTCGCTGGTGTTGATGAATCCGAAGCGCGAAAATGCGCAGGTGGTGATTTGA
- a CDS encoding UDP-2,3-diacylglucosamine diphosphatase, translating to MADERETRQVRAMFISDVHLGMKPIRVSQLIEFLRAHDAETIYLVGDVVDGWRLAKAWHWPNEYNVLVNLLLEKANAGTRVVYLPGNHDEFLREYLGTYFGEVEFVDRTVHTTATGKTYLVIHGDQFDVVVMNAKWLAHVGDWAYNAALRVNIAINWVRRRLGLQYWSLSAWAKQKVKNAVSVIGRFEEALVHEAKESGVDGVICGHIHFADMHDRLGIHYINTGDWVESCTAIVETTDGNFELIKWTEMMAAEPRRFRLRKADRSAAS from the coding sequence ATGGCGGACGAGCGCGAGACCCGACAAGTCCGGGCCATGTTCATTTCGGACGTGCATCTGGGCATGAAGCCGATCCGGGTCAGCCAGCTCATCGAATTTCTGCGCGCGCATGACGCCGAGACCATCTATCTGGTCGGCGATGTCGTGGATGGCTGGCGCCTCGCCAAGGCCTGGCACTGGCCCAATGAATATAATGTTCTGGTCAATCTGCTGCTCGAAAAGGCCAATGCGGGCACCCGCGTCGTCTACCTGCCGGGCAATCACGACGAGTTCCTGCGCGAATATCTGGGCACCTATTTCGGCGAGGTCGAATTCGTCGATCGCACCGTCCACACCACCGCCACGGGCAAGACCTATCTGGTCATCCATGGCGATCAATTCGACGTCGTGGTGATGAATGCCAAATGGCTCGCCCATGTCGGTGACTGGGCCTATAACGCGGCCCTGCGCGTCAATATCGCCATCAATTGGGTGCGCCGGCGACTCGGCCTGCAATATTGGTCCTTGAGCGCCTGGGCCAAGCAAAAGGTCAAAAATGCCGTCTCGGTGATCGGGCGATTCGAGGAAGCTCTGGTCCACGAAGCCAAGGAATCCGGGGTTGACGGGGTCATCTGCGGGCACATTCATTTTGCTGACATGCATGACAGGCTAGGTATCCACTACATCAACACTGGTGATTGGGTGGAAAGTTGCACGGCGATAGTCGAGACAACGGACGGCAATTTCGAGTTGATCAAGTGGACCGAGATGATGGCGGCCGAGCCCCGCCGCTTCCGCCTCCGCAAGGCGGATCGTTCCGCCGCCTCCTGA
- a CDS encoding glycosyltransferase family 4 protein, whose protein sequence is MDRDDGGRAPPLPPPQGGSFRRLLIVTDAWHPQINGVVRTLDTLGRELAARNIEVRYLTPERFWTVPVPTYAEIRLSLATQGAVAAFIDGVAPDCIHIATEGPLGWQARQYCLDRGLVFTTSFHTRFPEYLAARVPVSPELGYGYLRWFHWPAARTMVPTPSLMVELAGHGLGHLALWSRGVDLSRFSPGPKTWFADLPGPHLLCVGRVAAEKNITAFLDLDVPGTKIVVGDGPDLPALTRRYPEVQFLGYRFGDELAEIYRSADVFVFPSRTDTFGNVVIEALASGVPVAAYPVTGPRDILTDPTAGALDEDLGVAVRRALTLTRAAARAHGCRFTIPASVDQFLSHLQLARQAVPMAAAG, encoded by the coding sequence GTGGACCGAGATGATGGCGGCCGAGCCCCGCCGCTTCCGCCTCCGCAAGGCGGATCGTTCCGCCGCCTCCTGATCGTTACCGACGCCTGGCACCCGCAAATCAATGGCGTGGTGCGGACCCTCGACACGCTGGGCCGCGAACTTGCCGCCCGCAATATCGAGGTTCGCTATCTCACCCCCGAGCGGTTCTGGACCGTGCCGGTCCCCACCTATGCCGAAATCCGGCTCTCGCTGGCTACCCAAGGCGCCGTTGCCGCCTTCATCGATGGCGTGGCTCCTGATTGCATCCATATCGCCACCGAAGGCCCGCTGGGCTGGCAGGCCCGGCAATATTGCCTTGATCGGGGCCTTGTCTTCACCACCAGCTTCCATACCCGCTTTCCCGAATATCTGGCCGCCCGCGTGCCAGTCTCGCCTGAACTCGGCTATGGCTATCTGCGCTGGTTCCATTGGCCGGCCGCGCGCACCATGGTGCCGACGCCATCGCTGATGGTGGAATTGGCCGGCCATGGCCTGGGCCATCTGGCCCTCTGGTCGCGCGGGGTCGATCTCTCCCGCTTCAGCCCCGGCCCCAAGACCTGGTTCGCCGATCTGCCCGGCCCGCATCTGCTCTGCGTTGGCCGTGTCGCGGCCGAAAAGAACATCACCGCGTTTCTGGATCTCGACGTCCCCGGCACCAAGATCGTGGTGGGTGATGGCCCCGACCTGCCGGCCCTGACCCGGCGCTATCCGGAAGTGCAATTCCTCGGCTATCGCTTTGGCGACGAGCTGGCCGAAATCTATCGCAGCGCCGATGTTTTCGTGTTCCCCAGCCGCACTGACACCTTCGGCAATGTGGTGATCGAGGCGCTCGCCTCCGGCGTTCCCGTGGCCGCCTATCCCGTCACCGGCCCGCGCGACATCCTCACCGATCCGACGGCCGGGGCGCTCGACGAAGACCTGGGCGTCGCCGTGCGCCGCGCCCTGACGCTCACCCGCGCCGCCGCCCGGGCGCATGGCTGCCGCTTTACAATTCCGGCGAGCGTCGACCAATTCCTCTCGCATCTGCAATTGGCCCGGCAGGCCGTCCCCATGGCCGCCGCCGGCTGA
- a CDS encoding glycoside hydrolase family 3 N-terminal domain-containing protein, with amino-acid sequence MTVLPHLLLAASLFAAVPAHAVTLEQMAGQMIVVGFQGNDVDDASVAALREELTASELGGVMFLKTNVKDLATVTAMNQAFRAASPELLPFITVDQEGGAVERLDSDVGFKEIPSAASIAARNSPEAAEKIYAGMAASLAGLGFTVNFGPVADINLNPNNPVIAKFGRSYSADAAKVVAYDEAFITAHHAAGLLTSLKHFPGHGSSTADSHEGFVDITSTWKPEELDPYRELLAKGDVDFVMVGHLYHADYSDAGAQVPASLSPQWITGVLRDELGFDGVVISDDLEMGAIRQHFDLKQTVTMAVRAGMDVLLFSNTAKYRPGLADEIRAILVAEAEADPAFAARIEQSYQRIVALKARIH; translated from the coding sequence GTGACCGTTCTTCCCCACCTGCTGCTCGCCGCCTCCCTTTTCGCGGCGGTCCCCGCGCACGCCGTGACCCTCGAGCAAATGGCCGGGCAGATGATCGTCGTGGGTTTTCAGGGCAATGACGTCGATGACGCCAGTGTTGCGGCGCTGCGCGAGGAATTGACCGCGAGCGAATTGGGCGGGGTGATGTTCCTCAAGACCAATGTCAAAGACCTCGCCACCGTCACCGCAATGAACCAGGCGTTTCGCGCGGCCTCGCCCGAGCTGCTGCCCTTCATCACCGTCGATCAGGAGGGCGGGGCCGTCGAGCGGCTGGATAGCGATGTAGGCTTCAAGGAAATTCCCAGCGCCGCCAGCATCGCCGCCAGAAATTCCCCCGAAGCCGCCGAGAAGATTTACGCCGGCATGGCCGCTTCCCTTGCCGGGCTTGGCTTTACCGTCAATTTCGGACCGGTTGCCGATATCAACCTGAACCCCAACAACCCGGTGATCGCCAAATTCGGCCGCTCGTATAGCGCTGACGCGGCAAAGGTCGTCGCCTATGACGAGGCCTTCATCACCGCCCATCACGCCGCGGGGCTGCTGACCTCGCTCAAGCATTTCCCCGGTCATGGCTCGTCCACCGCCGATAGTCATGAAGGCTTTGTCGATATCACCAGCACCTGGAAGCCCGAAGAACTCGACCCCTATCGCGAGCTTCTGGCCAAGGGCGACGTCGATTTCGTCATGGTGGGCCATCTCTATCACGCCGATTATTCCGATGCCGGTGCGCAGGTGCCCGCTTCGCTCTCCCCGCAATGGATCACCGGCGTGTTGCGCGACGAGCTGGGATTTGATGGCGTGGTGATCAGCGACGACCTCGAAATGGGCGCCATCCGCCAGCATTTTGACCTGAAACAGACCGTCACCATGGCGGTGCGGGCCGGTATGGATGTGTTGCTGTTTTCCAATACCGCCAAATATCGGCCGGGCCTGGCCGACGAAATCCGGGCCATCCTGGTCGCCGAGGCCGAGGCTGACCCGGCCTTTGCGGCGCGGATCGAGCAGAGCTATCAGCGAATCGTCGCCCTCAAAGCCCGCATCCACTAA
- a CDS encoding MFS transporter, giving the protein MASVLSRWASPELRASIFHFTVYLPGAVSSVYLAIWLAEHGIPAEQIGVINALPVLLLLGINMLVGRLADRASDWRSTILIVSLLSGAAPIGLFFVHEFWGIVLVWLLCTIPGGLVPPLTDAATLRLAQRTGTDFGSMRAWGTIGYVIGTALVGLAVTAYGTAAFVPLFFAVSVGRAIIGFTLPRFRAPAPVATLADANPEKPRLSSALKLWFVLPILGFALVNSNNAVVGGFGALIWHDNGIPDYFIGPLLATAAAAEAILMVMWRRFGGRVSARNMILVACAASLLRFFIMAFNPPVAVLFVTQTLHAFSFGMGYFGVVHFIANWTSEDIAAEAQGFATMLQQGAAFVSLMLFGVLVSHLGAGAFFASALFALLGMGCVLWSLKLKPPKDA; this is encoded by the coding sequence ATGGCATCCGTTCTGTCGCGCTGGGCCTCGCCCGAGCTGCGCGCTTCGATTTTTCATTTCACCGTCTATCTGCCTGGTGCCGTCAGCAGTGTTTATCTGGCGATCTGGCTGGCCGAGCATGGCATTCCCGCCGAGCAGATCGGTGTCATCAATGCCCTGCCGGTCCTGCTGCTGCTGGGCATCAACATGCTGGTCGGACGGCTGGCCGACCGGGCCAGCGACTGGCGTTCGACCATCCTGATCGTCTCCCTGCTCAGCGGCGCGGCACCGATCGGGCTGTTCTTCGTCCATGAATTCTGGGGCATCGTGCTGGTCTGGCTGCTCTGCACCATCCCCGGCGGGCTGGTGCCGCCGCTGACCGACGCGGCGACGTTGCGCCTGGCGCAGCGCACCGGCACCGATTTCGGCAGCATGCGCGCCTGGGGCACGATCGGCTATGTGATCGGCACGGCCTTGGTGGGTCTCGCCGTCACCGCCTATGGTACGGCCGCTTTCGTGCCGCTGTTCTTCGCCGTTTCGGTGGGCCGGGCGATCATCGGCTTCACCCTGCCGCGCTTCCGGGCGCCCGCACCGGTCGCCACCCTGGCCGATGCCAATCCGGAAAAGCCGCGTCTGTCTTCCGCCCTCAAGCTCTGGTTCGTACTGCCCATCCTGGGCTTCGCGCTGGTCAATTCCAACAATGCGGTGGTGGGTGGCTTCGGCGCGCTGATCTGGCACGACAATGGCATTCCCGACTATTTCATCGGCCCCTTGCTCGCGACTGCCGCCGCTGCCGAAGCCATTCTGATGGTCATGTGGCGGCGTTTTGGCGGGCGCGTCAGTGCGCGCAACATGATCCTGGTGGCCTGCGCGGCCTCCTTGCTGCGCTTTTTCATCATGGCGTTCAATCCGCCCGTCGCCGTGCTGTTCGTCACCCAGACGCTGCATGCTTTCAGCTTTGGCATGGGGTATTTCGGCGTGGTGCATTTCATCGCCAATTGGACCAGCGAAGACATTGCCGCCGAAGCGCAGGGCTTTGCCACCATGCTGCAGCAGGGCGCCGCCTTCGTGTCGCTGATGCTGTTCGGTGTGCTGGTCAGTCATCTCGGCGCTGGCGCGTTTTTCGCGTCTGCGCTGTTTGCGCTGCTAGGCATGGGATGTGTGTTGTGGTCGCTGAAGCTCAAACCACCCAAGGATGCGTGA
- the acs gene encoding acetate--CoA ligase gives MSEQLVFQPSAAAIARTHVTSAQYDAMYARSISDPNGFWAEQAQRLDWIKSPTIIKNTSFAYPDVSIKWFEDGVLNVSANCLDRHLATRGDQTAIVWEGDTPGTDGKATYRELYERVCRFANVLKAHGVKKGDRVTIYMPMVIDTAVAMLACTRIGAVHSVIFGGFSPDSIAGRVADCGSKIILTADEGRRGGKTIPLKKNVDEALTKVQGVETVIVVKVTGNPVAMSEGRDVWYEDAAAKVGAECPPEPMNAEDPLFILYTSGSTGKPKGVLHTTGGYLVYGALTHELSFDYRDGEVYWCTADVGWITGHTYIVYGPLANGATTLMFEGIPSYPDASRFWQVVEKHKVNIFHTAPTAIRALMGAGHEFADKYDMPSLRLLGTVGEPINPEAWLWYHKHVGKERCGIVDCWWQTETGGHMIAPFPGAIPTKPGSATKPFFGVQPVVLSPEGRLQEQTKAEGVLAIADSWPGQMRSVYGDHQRFIDTYFTQYKGYYFTGDGCRRDEDGYYWITGRVDDVLNVSGHRLGTAEVESALVAHPKVSEAAVVGYPHDVKGQGIYCYVTLMAGETSDDALKIELRNWVRKEIGPIATPDLIQWAPGLPKTRSGKIMRRILRKVAENDFGSLGDTSTLADPAVVDDLIANRQNR, from the coding sequence ATGAGCGAGCAGCTCGTATTCCAGCCAAGTGCGGCTGCGATCGCACGCACCCACGTAACCAGCGCTCAATATGATGCGATGTATGCCCGCTCGATCAGCGACCCCAATGGGTTCTGGGCCGAGCAGGCGCAGCGGCTCGACTGGATCAAGTCCCCGACCATCATCAAGAACACCAGCTTTGCCTATCCAGATGTGTCGATCAAATGGTTCGAGGACGGGGTGCTCAATGTCTCGGCCAATTGCCTGGACCGGCATCTGGCGACCCGCGGCGACCAGACGGCCATCGTGTGGGAAGGCGACACGCCCGGCACCGATGGCAAGGCGACCTATCGTGAGCTGTACGAGCGCGTCTGCCGCTTTGCCAATGTGCTGAAAGCCCATGGCGTCAAGAAGGGCGATCGCGTCACCATCTACATGCCCATGGTTATCGACACTGCCGTTGCCATGCTGGCCTGCACCCGTATCGGCGCGGTTCACTCAGTGATTTTCGGCGGCTTCTCGCCCGATTCCATCGCCGGCCGCGTGGCTGATTGCGGCAGCAAGATCATCCTCACGGCCGATGAAGGCCGCCGCGGCGGCAAGACCATCCCGCTCAAGAAGAATGTCGATGAAGCCCTGACCAAGGTGCAGGGCGTCGAGACCGTCATCGTCGTCAAGGTCACCGGCAATCCGGTTGCCATGAGCGAAGGTCGCGACGTCTGGTATGAGGATGCGGCTGCCAAGGTCGGCGCCGAGTGCCCGCCCGAGCCGATGAATGCGGAAGATCCGCTGTTCATCCTCTATACCTCGGGCTCCACCGGCAAGCCCAAGGGCGTGCTGCACACTACGGGCGGCTATCTCGTTTATGGCGCGCTGACGCACGAGCTCAGCTTCGATTATCGCGATGGCGAGGTCTATTGGTGCACGGCCGATGTGGGCTGGATCACCGGCCACACCTATATCGTCTACGGTCCGCTGGCCAATGGCGCCACCACGCTGATGTTCGAGGGCATTCCGAGCTATCCCGATGCGTCGCGCTTCTGGCAGGTGGTGGAAAAGCACAAGGTCAATATCTTCCACACTGCGCCCACGGCCATCCGCGCGCTGATGGGCGCGGGCCATGAATTCGCCGACAAATACGACATGCCTTCGCTGCGCCTGCTGGGCACGGTGGGGGAGCCGATCAATCCCGAAGCCTGGCTGTGGTATCACAAGCATGTCGGCAAGGAGCGCTGCGGCATTGTCGATTGCTGGTGGCAGACCGAAACCGGTGGCCACATGATCGCGCCATTCCCCGGCGCCATTCCCACCAAGCCGGGTTCGGCCACCAAGCCGTTTTTCGGCGTGCAGCCCGTCGTGCTGTCGCCCGAAGGCCGGCTGCAGGAGCAGACCAAGGCCGAAGGCGTGCTGGCCATTGCCGATAGCTGGCCGGGCCAGATGCGCAGTGTCTATGGCGATCACCAGCGCTTCATCGACACCTATTTTACCCAGTACAAGGGCTATTACTTCACCGGCGACGGCTGCCGCCGCGATGAAGATGGGTATTACTGGATCACCGGGCGCGTCGATGACGTGCTCAACGTCTCGGGCCACCGCCTGGGCACCGCCGAGGTCGAAAGCGCGCTGGTGGCCCATCCCAAGGTCAGCGAAGCCGCTGTTGTGGGCTACCCGCACGACGTCAAGGGGCAGGGCATCTATTGCTATGTCACCCTGATGGCCGGCGAGACCAGCGACGACGCCCTCAAGATCGAGCTGCGCAATTGGGTCCGCAAGGAAATCGGCCCCATCGCCACGCCCGACCTGATCCAATGGGCGCCGGGCCTGCCCAAGACCCGTTCCGGTAAAATCATGCGCCGCATCCTGCGCAAGGTTGCCGAAAACGACTTCGGTTCGCTGGGGGATACGTCGACGCTGGCTGATCCGGCCGTGGTGGATGATCTGATCGCCAACCGGCAGAACCGGTAG